The following proteins are encoded in a genomic region of Dialister hominis:
- the polA gene encoding DNA polymerase I, with product MENKLAIIDGSSLLYRAFYALPPTMTSPDGVPTNAVYGFLRMLLSLYRELDPAYVAVTFDKDRQTFRMEMYDGYKATRKPAPAELVPQFDLILEVMHVMGVAVYSLSGYEGDDVLGTLSARYEKELPVAIVTGDRDALQLASDRTTVYLTQKGISSMSEMTPKAVEEKYGITPSQVIDMKALMGDTADNIPGVPGIGEKTALKLLTQYKTLDNLYAHVDEIKGAQGKKLAAGKDMAYLSYKLAAIKRDVPMETTLEEMAQPVHISEMKELFSRLGINLLSQFGELPRFTALAEAKKEEVAKAGEKAEDWKDGLSFEGKETAISFDLEGTAPFFKAKGVVIAENGHAYLVKAEQFGKAAEALRKAKVVITENSKPIMETDFPWEGIPFFDTTIAAYLLDPTRTTYPLSYLAGLFKKPEIYADEMKDFASKGAAVSLFLLSIYEDARDMLKKNGVEKLYDEVEQPLVKVLAAMEKAGIATDTKRWEEVHADMKSREEALISKIYEQAGEEFNINSPKQLGHILFEKMGLPAGKKTKTGYSTAADVLEELAEQYPFVKNILEYRSLSKLISTYLEALPLLIRKETGRIHTTFNQTVTATGRLSSSDPNLQNIPVRTEEGKKIRSLFVPGEGYDSFISSDYSQVELRVLAHMSEDEGLIRAFLNKEDIHRRTAAEVMGIPFEDVTPEQRSHAKAVNFGIIYGISDFGLARQLGITRTAAADYIKAYFERYPSIHAFMNRMIEDARKTGRAVTLYGRYRELADINSKNFQRRSFAERTAMNTPIQGTAADIMKMAMIAVYDKMKAGNFKSRVLLQVHDELVAEVTADEKEAVAKLLKETMESVVSLRVPLVADVNEGKNWAETK from the coding sequence ATGGAAAATAAATTAGCCATCATCGATGGCAGCAGCCTTCTGTACCGCGCGTTTTATGCGCTTCCTCCGACGATGACGTCGCCTGACGGCGTGCCGACGAATGCCGTCTATGGTTTTCTTCGCATGCTGCTCTCTCTTTACCGCGAGCTTGATCCGGCTTATGTCGCTGTCACCTTCGATAAAGACCGCCAGACGTTCCGCATGGAAATGTATGACGGGTACAAAGCGACAAGAAAGCCGGCTCCGGCCGAGCTCGTTCCGCAGTTCGATCTCATCCTTGAGGTCATGCATGTCATGGGCGTTGCTGTCTACAGCCTTTCCGGCTATGAAGGCGACGATGTCCTGGGCACGCTTTCTGCACGCTATGAAAAGGAACTGCCTGTCGCTATCGTGACAGGGGACCGTGATGCGCTGCAGCTGGCAAGCGACAGGACGACCGTCTACCTTACGCAGAAGGGAATTTCCTCCATGTCTGAAATGACGCCGAAAGCTGTCGAGGAAAAGTACGGCATCACGCCGTCCCAGGTCATCGACATGAAAGCGCTCATGGGCGATACCGCCGACAACATCCCGGGCGTTCCGGGCATCGGCGAAAAGACAGCGCTGAAGCTTCTGACGCAGTACAAGACGCTCGACAATCTCTATGCGCATGTCGATGAAATCAAGGGCGCACAGGGAAAGAAGCTCGCTGCCGGAAAAGACATGGCATACCTTTCCTACAAGCTCGCTGCGATCAAGAGAGATGTTCCGATGGAAACGACGCTTGAAGAAATGGCGCAGCCCGTTCATATCAGCGAAATGAAGGAACTCTTCAGTCGCCTCGGCATCAATCTCCTCTCCCAGTTCGGCGAACTTCCGCGCTTCACGGCTCTGGCCGAAGCGAAGAAGGAAGAAGTCGCAAAGGCAGGGGAGAAGGCAGAAGACTGGAAGGATGGCCTGTCCTTTGAAGGAAAGGAAACCGCCATTTCCTTCGATCTTGAAGGAACGGCTCCTTTCTTTAAAGCAAAAGGCGTAGTCATTGCAGAAAATGGCCATGCCTACCTTGTAAAGGCAGAGCAGTTTGGAAAAGCGGCAGAAGCTTTAAGGAAAGCCAAAGTCGTCATCACGGAAAACAGCAAGCCCATCATGGAAACGGATTTCCCATGGGAAGGGATTCCTTTCTTTGACACGACGATTGCCGCCTACCTCCTCGATCCGACAAGAACGACGTACCCGCTCTCTTACCTGGCAGGCCTTTTCAAGAAGCCGGAAATCTATGCTGACGAAATGAAGGACTTCGCTTCCAAGGGCGCAGCCGTTTCCCTCTTCCTCCTTTCCATTTATGAGGACGCTAGAGACATGCTCAAAAAGAACGGCGTTGAAAAGCTCTATGACGAAGTCGAGCAGCCACTCGTGAAGGTCCTTGCCGCTATGGAAAAGGCAGGTATTGCTACGGACACGAAGCGCTGGGAAGAAGTCCATGCTGACATGAAGTCCAGGGAAGAAGCGCTGATTTCCAAGATTTACGAACAAGCAGGGGAAGAATTCAATATCAATTCGCCCAAGCAGCTCGGCCATATCCTTTTTGAAAAGATGGGCCTTCCTGCAGGAAAGAAGACGAAGACAGGATACTCGACGGCCGCTGACGTGCTGGAAGAACTGGCTGAGCAGTACCCGTTCGTGAAGAATATCCTTGAATACAGATCGCTTTCCAAGCTGATTTCCACATACCTCGAAGCACTGCCGCTTTTGATCCGTAAGGAAACAGGACGAATCCATACGACGTTCAACCAGACGGTCACGGCAACAGGACGCCTTTCAAGCTCCGATCCGAACCTGCAGAATATTCCGGTCAGGACGGAAGAAGGAAAGAAGATCAGATCGCTCTTCGTTCCGGGAGAGGGTTACGATTCCTTCATTTCCTCCGATTACTCGCAGGTCGAGCTCCGCGTGCTCGCGCATATGTCGGAAGATGAAGGGCTCATCCGTGCTTTCCTCAATAAGGAAGACATCCACAGAAGAACAGCCGCTGAAGTCATGGGCATCCCGTTCGAGGACGTCACGCCTGAGCAGCGTTCGCATGCGAAAGCCGTCAACTTCGGCATCATCTATGGCATCAGCGATTTCGGCCTTGCGCGCCAGCTCGGCATCACAAGGACGGCTGCTGCCGACTATATCAAGGCATATTTTGAAAGATACCCGAGCATCCATGCGTTCATGAACAGGATGATCGAGGATGCAAGAAAGACCGGCCGCGCCGTGACGCTCTACGGGCGTTACAGGGAGCTCGCCGATATCAACAGCAAGAACTTCCAGCGCCGCTCCTTTGCGGAAAGAACGGCGATGAACACGCCGATCCAGGGGACGGCCGCCGACATCATGAAGATGGCGATGATTGCCGTCTATGACAAGATGAAGGCAGGAAATTTCAAGAGCCGCGTGCTGCTACAGGTCCACGATGAACTGGTGGCAGAAGTCACGGCCGATGAAAAGGAAGCAGTCGCAAAGCTTCTGAAGGAAACGATGGAATCTGTCGTAAGCCTCAGAGTGCCGCTTGTGGCTGATGTGAATGAAGGGAAAAACTGGGCGGAGACGAAGTAG
- the coaE gene encoding dephospho-CoA kinase (Dephospho-CoA kinase (CoaE) performs the final step in coenzyme A biosynthesis.), with amino-acid sequence MYRIGLTGGVGSGKSTVSNYMHTLGIPVIDGDKLAREAVTPGSQAMARMEQVFEKEIFNEDGTLDRLKTAEIIFTNEEKRQQLNDIIHPYIWYRTQEELYRAQDEGHSVVVLDMPLLLEISWQLRVEAVWIVEVPLEVQINRVIHRDHFTREQVLERIGKQMPTLNKLNYADVVIDNSHSVEETERQVREALKHVPGFVFPEGMEV; translated from the coding sequence TTGTACAGGATAGGGCTTACGGGAGGGGTTGGAAGCGGAAAAAGCACCGTTTCCAATTACATGCATACACTGGGGATCCCGGTGATCGACGGGGACAAGCTGGCCCGCGAAGCGGTCACGCCGGGAAGCCAGGCCATGGCGAGGATGGAGCAGGTCTTCGAGAAGGAAATCTTCAATGAGGACGGCACTCTTGACCGCCTGAAAACGGCCGAGATTATTTTTACAAATGAAGAGAAAAGGCAGCAGCTGAACGACATCATTCATCCTTATATCTGGTACCGCACGCAGGAGGAGCTTTACCGCGCGCAGGATGAAGGCCATTCCGTTGTCGTCCTCGATATGCCGCTCCTTCTTGAAATCAGCTGGCAGCTTCGTGTCGAGGCCGTATGGATCGTCGAGGTGCCGCTTGAAGTCCAGATCAACCGCGTCATACACCGTGATCATTTCACGAGGGAACAGGTACTGGAAAGAATAGGCAAGCAGATGCCGACATTAAACAAGCTGAACTATGCCGATGTCGTCATTGACAACAGCCATTCCGTCGAAGAAACGGAAAGGCAGGTCAGGGAAGCGCTGAAGCATGTTCCGGGATTTGTATTTCCGGAGGGAATGGAAGTATGA
- a CDS encoding lytic transglycosylase domain-containing protein yields the protein MRIALKRRKREVRRHQGNTGALVFVLLLALLSMLVLWLIHNSAFLRPSVEVSILIEKSAEEQHVSPSLLQAVILTESKFDAKAVSHVGAVGMMQLMPETAEWISEESGLPADDLNRPDENIPLGAWYLNFLLKKYHNNEVLALAAYNAGRGNVDEWVEKYNWGEGFSKVDEIPFPETREFVKTVVSARDRLEAERKEKEKEKNGS from the coding sequence ATGAGAATTGCTCTGAAACGCAGGAAAAGGGAAGTCAGACGCCACCAGGGAAACACCGGGGCTTTGGTGTTTGTCCTTTTGCTTGCGCTTTTGAGCATGCTTGTGCTTTGGCTGATTCATAATTCCGCATTCCTCCGACCGAGCGTAGAAGTGTCGATCTTAATCGAGAAAAGCGCGGAAGAGCAGCATGTATCACCTTCTCTCCTGCAGGCTGTCATCCTGACGGAGAGCAAGTTCGATGCCAAGGCTGTTTCCCATGTGGGAGCGGTCGGAATGATGCAGCTCATGCCGGAAACGGCGGAGTGGATTTCCGAAGAAAGCGGCCTTCCTGCAGACGACCTCAACCGGCCGGATGAGAACATCCCGCTTGGCGCATGGTACCTGAATTTCCTTTTGAAGAAGTACCACAATAATGAAGTCCTGGCTCTTGCCGCCTACAATGCAGGACGCGGCAATGTCGACGAGTGGGTGGAGAAGTACAACTGGGGCGAAGGCTTCTCCAAAGTCGATGAGATCCCCTTCCCTGAGACGCGCGAATTCGTGAAGACGGTCGTCAGCGCAAGGGACAGGCTCGAAGCGGAGAGGAAGGAAAAGGAGAAAGAGAAAAATGGCAGTTGA
- a CDS encoding ribosome maturation factor RimP, producing the protein MAHKEVEDAVEKLLEPILEADGIEVVDVEYVRERNWILRIFIDKEGGVDLNDCQVISEKAGAILDEKDLIPDNYMLEVSSPGLDRVLKKDKDFIRYTGEEVDVKLFAPLEGHKGVKAFTALLDGLSEDGSLKLTLEGGESIVLGRDKISQVRLHFSF; encoded by the coding sequence ATGGCGCACAAGGAAGTCGAGGATGCTGTAGAAAAATTACTGGAACCAATTCTTGAAGCGGACGGCATTGAAGTTGTCGACGTGGAATACGTCAGGGAAAGAAACTGGATTCTTCGTATTTTCATTGATAAGGAAGGCGGCGTCGATCTGAATGACTGCCAGGTCATCAGTGAAAAGGCAGGAGCCATACTCGACGAGAAGGATCTGATTCCGGACAATTACATGCTGGAAGTTTCCTCGCCGGGTCTTGACCGCGTACTGAAGAAGGACAAGGATTTCATCCGCTATACCGGCGAAGAAGTCGATGTCAAATTGTTTGCTCCCCTTGAAGGTCATAAAGGCGTAAAAGCTTTCACAGCTCTTTTGGACGGGCTTTCCGAAGACGGAAGCCTGAAGCTCACGCTGGAAGGCGGCGAAAGCATTGTCCTTGGCAGGGACAAGATCTCGCAGGTCAGACTGCATTTTTCATTTTAA
- the nusA gene encoding transcription termination factor NusA yields the protein MNGNLLEAIQSLVKVKKVDADVVFDALEMVLLTAYKKEMGSNAKTSIKLNRETGDYQIFEEKTVVESIDPESENAINEITVEDAKKIDRSYEAGDLLSIDVTPKNFGRIAAQTAKQVMIQKLREAERGSLYEEFSGRAGDVITGTVKWSESRAIFVDLGRCEGILPYAEQIEGEEFKANDKIKCYVLEVKKTTKGPEIILSRTHPGLLKRLFELEVPEIYSGTVEIKNVVREAGSRSKIAVYAMDPTVDPVGACVGPKGQRVQNIVNELHGEKIDIVRWDEDPAIFIANALSPSKVISVSVWDEENSSYVVVPDYQLTLAIGKAGQNARLAAKLTNWKIDIKSETQAREEGFGQAAEEDDGDILGDIEESGQEEETKE from the coding sequence GTGAATGGCAATTTATTAGAAGCAATACAGAGTTTGGTCAAAGTAAAGAAAGTCGACGCCGATGTCGTATTCGACGCGCTTGAAATGGTGCTGCTCACCGCTTACAAGAAGGAAATGGGAAGCAACGCAAAGACATCCATCAAGCTGAACCGAGAAACCGGCGATTATCAGATTTTTGAAGAAAAGACCGTTGTTGAATCCATCGATCCGGAATCTGAAAATGCAATTAATGAGATCACAGTAGAAGATGCCAAGAAGATCGACAGAAGCTACGAAGCAGGCGATCTTTTGAGCATTGATGTGACCCCGAAGAATTTTGGACGCATCGCTGCCCAGACAGCTAAGCAGGTCATGATCCAGAAGCTGCGCGAAGCAGAAAGAGGATCCCTCTATGAAGAATTCTCCGGCCGCGCAGGCGATGTCATCACCGGCACCGTCAAGTGGAGCGAATCCAGGGCGATTTTCGTGGATCTGGGCCGCTGCGAAGGCATCCTTCCATATGCAGAACAGATCGAAGGCGAAGAATTCAAAGCCAATGACAAGATCAAGTGCTACGTTCTTGAAGTCAAGAAAACCACCAAGGGACCGGAAATCATCCTTTCCAGAACCCATCCGGGACTTCTGAAGAGACTTTTCGAACTTGAGGTTCCTGAAATCTACAGCGGCACCGTTGAAATCAAGAACGTGGTCCGTGAAGCAGGCTCCCGTTCCAAGATCGCTGTTTATGCCATGGATCCAACCGTCGATCCGGTCGGTGCCTGCGTAGGACCGAAGGGCCAGAGAGTCCAGAACATCGTCAATGAACTGCATGGCGAAAAGATCGATATCGTCCGCTGGGACGAAGATCCGGCCATTTTCATTGCCAATGCGCTCTCCCCGTCCAAAGTCATTTCCGTTTCCGTATGGGATGAAGAAAATTCTTCCTACGTCGTCGTTCCTGACTACCAGCTGACACTGGCTATCGGCAAGGCAGGCCAGAATGCAAGACTGGCTGCCAAGCTGACGAACTGGAAGATCGATATCAAGAGCGAAACCCAGGCCAGAGAAGAAGGCTTCGGCCAGGCCGCTGAAGAGGACGATGGAGATATCCTGGGAGACATCGAAGAAAGCGGACAGGAGGAAGAAACTAAAGAATGA
- the rnpM gene encoding RNase P modulator RnpM, producing the protein MKQKKITMRMCVGCKELKPKKELLRVVALPTGIIELDRTGKKSGRGVYVCDNIECFEKAYESHGLERSLKRPVSKEVYDSLKEQIENG; encoded by the coding sequence ATGAAGCAGAAGAAGATCACGATGCGCATGTGCGTCGGCTGCAAAGAGCTGAAGCCAAAGAAGGAACTCCTCCGCGTCGTAGCGCTTCCGACAGGAATCATTGAACTGGACAGGACCGGGAAGAAATCCGGCCGCGGCGTCTATGTCTGCGACAACATCGAATGTTTCGAAAAGGCATATGAATCCCACGGGCTGGAAAGATCCCTGAAGCGCCCTGTGTCCAAGGAAGTCTATGACTCCCTTAAGGAACAGATTGAAAATGGATGA
- a CDS encoding L7Ae/L30e/S12e/Gadd45 family ribosomal protein, producing the protein MDDPVYRMLGLCMKAGRLLSGSEQVSEGLRKGTGKLLIIAEDSSPRTKEEYTNAAEKWKIPYRVFGEKDKLGQALGKGVRTAALIVDKGFGKAIAEKIDNRK; encoded by the coding sequence ATGGATGATCCAGTATACAGGATGCTGGGCCTCTGCATGAAAGCGGGGCGCCTGCTTTCCGGCAGCGAACAGGTCTCTGAAGGCCTTCGGAAAGGCACGGGCAAACTGCTGATCATCGCGGAAGACAGCTCCCCGAGAACAAAAGAGGAATACACGAATGCAGCGGAGAAATGGAAAATCCCTTACCGTGTATTCGGCGAAAAAGATAAATTAGGGCAGGCCCTTGGCAAGGGGGTACGGACAGCAGCCCTTATAGTAGATAAAGGATTCGGCAAGGCGATCGCTGAAAAGATCGACAACCGGAAATAA
- the infB gene encoding translation initiation factor IF-2: MQKKKYRVYELVKEFKKSDKEVMDALKKNHIEVTSRLSGVDEGAKTVLAKEFEASKKPAKRPQMRTVRFDQQGRPTDRKSGEAGRKAAYSSVEPEAQKAPAAPKPAEVKEEAPKAEAAHQERKETRGREENTTRPVRDNRNDRPNNDRNDRRNDRSSGDRNDRPSGDRNNRSYGDRNSRPSGDRNGNRSYGDRNGRPSGDRNGNRPSGDRNGNRPYGDRNGNRPSGDRNGNRPYGDRNGRPAGDRNGRPAGDRNGRPFGGNDHSRNDHSHSQHPAAVAAPVEEIAPETPAVRREKPAKKKTKKDWEKARREKEGGSLMARSLNQGKKKKHNQEKKQDTYPTEVTVPAAVTVKELAELFGCEVSEIIKHLMALGVMATINQNLDPDTVEILAEEFGVTLLKPEKEEDPTEYIPEPDDPRFLVPRPPIVTIMGHVDHGKTTLLDALRQTNVALHEAGGITQRIGAYQIRYKGHKITFLDTPGHEAFTAMRSRGAQLTDIAVLIVAADDGVMPQTIEAIHHAKNAGVPIMVAINKIDKPGANPDRIKEELSKEGLLAEDWGGDVIMTPISAKKKIGLDDLLENILLVAEMKELKANPKREAYGVVVEAQLDKGRGPVMSVLVQNGTLHVGDGILAGKSWGRVRAMNNENGRKMKSAEPAAPVEILGMDSVPEAGDHFYVMDERKARNIAEIRASRAKEEEQRSVQKVTLDNIFEKIKEGEMKELDLIVKADVQGSVEALVQSLMGIKSDEVRVSIVHSAVGAINESDVMLASASNALIIGFNVRPDANARALAEKDGVDMRLYRVIYDCIDDIKAAMAGMLAPTIREVVLGHAEVRQVIHTPKLIVAGCYVQDGKITSSCRLRLIRDGIVIHEGKIASLRRFKDDVKEVAQGFECGISLESYRDVKEGDQLESFELKEEAATLE, from the coding sequence ATGCAGAAAAAGAAGTACAGAGTATATGAATTAGTAAAAGAGTTTAAAAAGTCGGATAAAGAGGTCATGGACGCTTTGAAGAAGAACCATATTGAGGTGACTAGCCGCCTGTCCGGAGTAGATGAAGGGGCGAAAACCGTTTTGGCAAAAGAATTTGAAGCATCCAAGAAACCAGCAAAACGTCCGCAGATGCGTACCGTAAGGTTCGATCAGCAGGGCAGACCGACTGACAGGAAGTCCGGAGAAGCAGGCCGCAAAGCCGCTTACTCGAGCGTGGAACCAGAAGCACAGAAAGCTCCTGCAGCGCCGAAGCCGGCAGAAGTGAAAGAAGAGGCTCCGAAAGCGGAAGCCGCTCATCAGGAAAGAAAAGAAACCCGCGGAAGAGAGGAAAATACCACGCGCCCCGTAAGAGATAACAGAAACGACCGTCCGAATAATGACAGGAACGACCGCAGAAATGACCGTTCCTCCGGAGATAGAAACGACCGCCCCTCCGGCGACAGAAATAACCGTTCCTACGGTGACAGAAACAGCCGCCCGTCCGGCGACAGAAATGGAAACCGTTCCTATGGCGACAGAAACGGCCGCCCGTCCGGTGACAGAAATGGAAACCGTCCATCCGGCGACAGGAATGGCAACCGTCCGTATGGCGACAGGAATGGAAACCGTCCGTCCGGCGACAGGAACGGAAACCGCCCGTATGGCGACAGAAACGGCCGTCCGGCTGGCGATAGAAATGGCAGACCCGCTGGCGACAGGAACGGCAGACCGTTCGGCGGAAACGATCATTCCAGAAATGATCATTCCCACAGCCAGCATCCGGCAGCCGTTGCTGCTCCGGTAGAAGAAATCGCTCCGGAAACTCCGGCAGTCAGACGTGAAAAACCGGCCAAGAAGAAAACAAAGAAGGACTGGGAAAAGGCAAGAAGAGAAAAGGAAGGCGGCTCTTTGATGGCCCGCTCCCTGAACCAGGGCAAGAAGAAGAAACACAACCAGGAAAAGAAACAGGATACCTATCCGACAGAAGTAACTGTCCCGGCTGCTGTTACCGTCAAGGAACTGGCTGAACTTTTCGGCTGCGAAGTCAGCGAGATCATCAAACACTTGATGGCTCTTGGCGTCATGGCTACCATCAATCAGAACCTCGATCCGGATACCGTCGAAATCCTTGCTGAAGAATTCGGTGTAACCCTTCTGAAACCTGAAAAGGAAGAAGATCCGACGGAATACATTCCGGAACCGGATGATCCCCGTTTCCTCGTACCGCGTCCTCCGATCGTTACGATCATGGGCCATGTCGACCACGGCAAGACGACACTGCTTGACGCCCTGCGCCAGACAAATGTCGCTCTCCACGAAGCCGGCGGCATCACCCAGAGAATCGGTGCTTACCAGATCCGCTACAAGGGTCACAAGATCACATTCCTGGATACCCCGGGCCATGAAGCATTCACCGCTATGCGTTCCAGAGGCGCTCAGCTGACGGATATTGCCGTCCTGATCGTTGCTGCCGATGACGGTGTCATGCCGCAGACCATCGAAGCTATCCACCATGCAAAGAACGCAGGCGTTCCGATCATGGTTGCCATCAATAAGATTGATAAGCCGGGCGCAAACCCTGACCGCATCAAGGAAGAACTTTCCAAGGAAGGGCTCCTCGCGGAAGACTGGGGCGGCGATGTCATCATGACCCCGATTTCTGCCAAGAAGAAGATCGGCCTTGATGACCTCCTGGAAAACATCCTGCTCGTAGCAGAAATGAAGGAACTCAAAGCCAATCCGAAGCGCGAAGCTTACGGCGTCGTCGTCGAAGCACAGCTGGATAAGGGCAGAGGTCCTGTCATGAGCGTGCTCGTACAGAACGGCACACTCCATGTCGGAGACGGCATCTTGGCCGGCAAAAGCTGGGGCCGCGTCCGCGCCATGAACAATGAAAACGGCCGCAAGATGAAGAGCGCCGAACCGGCTGCACCGGTTGAAATCCTCGGTATGGACAGCGTTCCGGAAGCAGGCGACCATTTCTATGTCATGGATGAAAGAAAGGCAAGAAACATCGCTGAAATCCGCGCATCCCGTGCGAAGGAAGAAGAGCAGAGAAGCGTACAGAAGGTAACGCTCGACAACATCTTCGAAAAGATCAAGGAAGGCGAAATGAAGGAACTTGACCTCATCGTCAAGGCAGACGTACAGGGCTCCGTTGAAGCGCTCGTTCAGTCCCTCATGGGCATCAAGAGTGATGAAGTCCGCGTTTCCATCGTCCACTCCGCTGTCGGCGCCATCAACGAATCCGATGTCATGCTGGCATCTGCCTCCAATGCGCTGATCATCGGCTTCAACGTCCGTCCGGATGCCAATGCAAGAGCACTGGCTGAAAAAGACGGCGTCGATATGCGTCTCTACCGTGTCATCTATGACTGCATTGATGATATCAAGGCAGCTATGGCCGGCATGCTCGCTCCGACCATCCGCGAAGTCGTTCTCGGCCACGCAGAAGTCCGTCAGGTCATCCATACACCGAAACTCATCGTTGCCGGCTGCTATGTACAGGACGGCAAGATCACAAGCAGCTGCCGTCTCCGCCTGATCCGCGACGGCATCGTCATCCACGAAGGCAAGATCGCATCCCTGCGCCGCTTCAAGGATGATGTGAAGGAAGTCGCACAAGGCTTCGAATGCGGTATTTCGCTGGAAAGCTACCGCGACGTCAAGGAAGGCGACCAGCTTGAATCCTTTGAGCTGAAAGAAGAAGCTGCCACCTTGGAATAA
- the rbfA gene encoding 30S ribosome-binding factor RbfA: MSELRVRKIQEFIKQEVSQMLLYDLKDPHIGFVTVTGVHVTGDLREATIYVSLFGKSWEKAKSLEALNKAKGSIRKELGQRLKIYYTPEITFEEDKSLDYGMHIEGLLKKVHDEEKDKAPKEDTEKED; encoded by the coding sequence ATGTCAGAATTACGCGTTAGAAAAATACAGGAATTCATCAAGCAGGAAGTCAGCCAGATGCTCCTCTATGACCTGAAAGATCCGCACATCGGCTTTGTCACCGTGACAGGCGTCCATGTGACCGGAGATTTGCGCGAAGCAACGATTTACGTCAGCCTTTTCGGGAAATCCTGGGAAAAGGCAAAATCGCTCGAAGCGCTCAACAAGGCAAAAGGCTCCATCCGCAAGGAACTCGGCCAGCGCCTCAAGATTTACTACACACCGGAAATTACCTTCGAAGAAGACAAGTCCCTTGATTACGGCATGCACATTGAAGGTCTCCTGAAAAAGGTGCATGACGAAGAAAAGGATAAAGCTCCGAAGGAAGATACTGAAAAGGAGGACTGA
- a CDS encoding DHH family phosphoesterase produces the protein MSLGKDHAVEIDKQQAMDFLKSHNRFLLVGHEHPDGDDVGSICALHNVLLSMGKEADMVLPDPVPRVYTLVETSAQVMTSIPEGKDYDAIVFTDLSNLERGGNFDFPDVDSLCIDHHRSNERYTDYLYLRYHYAATAEMLAEMFFDEGIQMDKDTCNALYMAIGTDSGFFKFSCTSPHTLLMASKLVEMGADPSYISNRLEEKTEEAMKCYKIVAGTVHSYANGKIVIAYMDKEAMDLDGENSDYYATIPRCIKGCEIAALFKYRGEKETRISLRAKEYANVGKLAEEFGGGGHWKASGCTIHETFADAEPIFVKAAEKYL, from the coding sequence ATGAGTCTTGGCAAAGATCATGCTGTCGAAATCGACAAGCAGCAGGCTATGGATTTCCTGAAATCCCATAACCGTTTCCTTCTCGTAGGACATGAGCATCCGGACGGAGACGACGTAGGCTCCATCTGCGCGCTGCACAATGTCCTTCTCTCCATGGGCAAGGAAGCCGACATGGTTCTTCCTGATCCCGTGCCGAGAGTGTACACCCTCGTTGAAACATCTGCACAGGTCATGACATCCATTCCGGAAGGAAAGGATTATGATGCCATCGTTTTCACGGACCTTTCCAACCTGGAAAGAGGCGGGAATTTTGATTTCCCGGACGTGGACAGCCTCTGCATCGACCATCACAGAAGCAATGAAAGATACACCGATTACCTTTACCTGCGCTACCACTATGCAGCAACGGCAGAAATGCTTGCTGAAATGTTCTTCGACGAAGGCATCCAGATGGACAAGGACACATGCAATGCCCTTTACATGGCCATCGGCACCGACAGCGGATTCTTTAAGTTCAGCTGCACATCCCCGCATACGCTCCTCATGGCAAGCAAGCTGGTAGAAATGGGCGCTGATCCCTCCTACATTTCCAACCGTCTGGAAGAAAAAACAGAGGAAGCCATGAAGTGCTACAAGATCGTGGCAGGCACCGTCCATTCCTATGCGAACGGCAAGATCGTCATCGCATACATGGACAAGGAAGCCATGGATCTTGACGGTGAAAATTCCGATTACTACGCAACGATTCCGCGCTGCATCAAGGGATGCGAAATCGCTGCCCTCTTCAAGTACAGGGGAGAAAAGGAAACTCGTATTTCCCTGCGTGCCAAGGAATATGCCAATGTAGGAAAGCTGGCTGAGGAATTCGGCGGCGGCGGACACTGGAAAGCATCCGGCTGCACCATCCATGAAACATTTGCAGACGCAGAGCCCATTTTCGTCAAAGCTGCGGAGAAGTATCTCTGA